The Paenibacillus sp. MBLB1832 genome has a window encoding:
- a CDS encoding IMP dehydrogenase, with translation MATYYMEPSRTFSEFLLIPNLTTKACTPANVKLKTPLVKFNRGEEPAISLNIPFSSAVMQAVSDDGMAIALARSGGISFIFGSQSIESEAQMVRKVKGYKAGFVVSRSNLTPEHTLSDILALKEETGHSTVAITDDGTANGKLLGIVTGRDYRKSRDSQERRISEFMTPFEKLVYGKSGITLSEANNLIWDHKLNCLPIVDENGNLDTLVFRKDYDEHKENPMELLDKNKSYIVGAGINTKDYTERVPALVEAGVDILVIDSSDGYSEWQRETVQYVKQNFDVKIGAGNVVDREGFLYLVESGADFVKVGIGGGSICITREQKGIGRGQASAIMEVVEARDEYFRETGTYIPICSDGGIVHDYHVTLALAMGADFVMLGRYFARFDESPTRKLKVGNNFVKEYWGEGSNRARNWQRYDTGGKSKLLFEEGVDSYVPYAGSLQENLDKTLGKIKSTMCNCGSLTLDELKNNARIALVSATSLVEGGAHDVILKESSLSEE, from the coding sequence GTGGCTACGTATTATATGGAACCGTCGCGTACGTTTAGTGAGTTTCTGTTGATTCCTAACCTGACGACGAAGGCATGTACACCTGCGAATGTGAAATTGAAGACACCACTAGTTAAATTCAATAGGGGTGAGGAGCCGGCAATCTCATTGAATATCCCGTTTTCTTCTGCTGTCATGCAAGCTGTATCCGATGATGGAATGGCGATTGCTTTGGCGCGTAGTGGCGGGATTTCGTTTATTTTTGGCTCGCAATCGATTGAGTCAGAAGCTCAGATGGTGCGCAAAGTCAAAGGGTACAAGGCTGGTTTTGTTGTAAGCCGCTCCAACTTGACGCCAGAACATACGCTCAGTGATATACTTGCTTTGAAAGAGGAGACAGGCCACTCTACAGTTGCGATTACAGACGATGGCACAGCGAACGGAAAATTGTTAGGCATCGTTACGGGCCGTGACTACCGGAAAAGCCGCGATTCCCAAGAACGCAGAATTTCGGAGTTCATGACACCGTTTGAGAAATTAGTATACGGCAAGTCTGGCATTACGCTTTCGGAAGCGAATAACCTGATCTGGGATCATAAGTTGAACTGCTTGCCGATCGTGGACGAGAATGGCAATCTGGATACACTTGTGTTCCGCAAAGATTATGATGAGCACAAAGAGAATCCCATGGAGCTTCTCGATAAGAACAAGAGTTACATTGTTGGTGCGGGTATCAATACGAAGGATTATACAGAGCGAGTTCCTGCGCTTGTTGAAGCTGGCGTAGACATTCTTGTTATCGATTCTTCAGACGGTTACAGCGAATGGCAGCGTGAGACGGTGCAGTATGTGAAGCAGAATTTTGATGTGAAAATCGGTGCGGGGAACGTTGTCGATCGTGAAGGCTTCCTCTACCTGGTGGAGTCCGGTGCGGACTTCGTCAAAGTGGGAATCGGCGGCGGTTCGATTTGTATCACGCGCGAGCAGAAAGGGATTGGCCGCGGCCAAGCATCTGCTATCATGGAAGTGGTTGAAGCGAGAGACGAATACTTCAGAGAAACAGGCACATACATTCCGATTTGCTCCGATGGTGGTATTGTACACGACTACCACGTGACATTGGCGCTGGCTATGGGTGCAGACTTCGTAATGTTGGGCAGATATTTCGCTCGTTTCGATGAGAGCCCAACTAGAAAGCTGAAAGTCGGCAACAATTTCGTGAAAGAATACTGGGGCGAAGGCTCCAACCGTGCTCGGAACTGGCAGCGCTATGACACTGGCGGCAAGAGCAAGCTTTTATTCGAAGAAGGCGTCGATTCCTACGTTCCATATGCGGGAAGTTTGCAGGAGAACCTGGACAAGACACTAGGTAAAATCAAATCCACCATGTGCAATTGCGGTTCGTTGACGCTGGACGAGCTCAAAAACAATGCGCGGATCGCGCTTGTTTCGGCGACGAGTCTGGTTGAAGGCGGCGCGCATGACGTTATCCTGAAAGAAAGCAGCCTTTCGGAAGAATAG
- a CDS encoding pyridoxamine 5'-phosphate oxidase family protein has product MIETKYTQLEEQIIQVLSANPVCSFATVDGDKPKVRYMALLHEGMTIYLTSSRNTDKVEEVAANPHVHILVGFDGKSTPYILQIQATATISSDNALREKLWKDDMKQWFEGPHDPNYIVLDITPTRIEYSKEGSEPQIWTK; this is encoded by the coding sequence ATGATTGAAACAAAATACACACAGCTTGAAGAACAAATCATCCAGGTGCTGAGCGCCAATCCGGTTTGCTCCTTCGCGACAGTGGACGGCGACAAGCCCAAGGTCCGTTATATGGCCTTACTTCATGAAGGAATGACCATTTATTTAACGTCTAGCCGCAACACAGATAAGGTAGAGGAAGTAGCCGCGAATCCGCATGTCCACATTCTGGTGGGCTTTGACGGCAAGTCGACGCCGTATATTTTACAAATTCAGGCTACGGCCACGATCTCATCCGATAATGCGCTTCGTGAGAAGCTCTGGAAGGATGACATGAAGCAATGGTTCGAGGGTCCTCATGACCCTAACTATATCGTGCTGGACATTACACCAACCCGTATTGAGTATTCCAAAGAAGGTTCCGAGCCGCAAATTTGGACAAAATAA
- a CDS encoding B12-binding domain-containing radical SAM protein, which produces MKVLVSTLNAKFIHTSLALRYLKAFCEKDFDVEISEYTIKDPVMNVVSDIYQKAPDVLGFSCYIWNIEETIHIIKMIKKIRPEILIVLGGPEVSYDTDYWMNRIPEVDFIVMGEGEETFHQLLTEISTTRKYHFVYGLAYRKEQEVVLMPSRPKLKLDDIPSPHRFKEDLPSLANRVVYFETSRGCPFSCQFCLSSIEVGVRYFDMERTKSDLLYLIDSGAKLIKFVDRTFNIKRDYAMEIFDFLIQNHRGVVFQFEITADIMRPEVLDYLAENAPPGTFRFEIGVQSTNDTTNELVQRRQNFAKLSRTVSKVKNSLKIDQHLDLIAGLPEEDYNSFRKTFNDVFELGPEELQLGFLKMLRGTGMRNDAHKYGYVYMDHAPYEILGNDILPFTDLIRIKRVEDVLEKYWNAHRMDHTVKHLIANEFASAFDFFQEFGDFWEGRGWQKIGHQLEDLFTRLREFLLNRSTKNLHIIEGLMKLDYFLGHKYKPRKIWWDFTLEKSEQNAYLKLIAEQPELVSGDFHSLRINEKDLHKHAMLEVMPFALQTYLQSGVIDESSRELLVVHFPPDAQKAASYYTMPLQQLATI; this is translated from the coding sequence ATGAAAGTACTTGTATCTACACTGAATGCCAAATTCATTCATACCTCCTTGGCGCTGCGCTACCTGAAAGCGTTCTGCGAGAAGGATTTCGATGTTGAAATTTCGGAATATACGATTAAAGATCCCGTCATGAATGTCGTCTCTGATATTTATCAGAAGGCGCCAGATGTGTTGGGCTTTTCGTGTTATATATGGAACATTGAAGAAACGATTCATATTATCAAAATGATCAAAAAAATCCGTCCCGAGATCCTCATTGTCCTTGGCGGGCCCGAGGTTTCGTATGACACCGACTACTGGATGAACCGTATCCCTGAGGTCGATTTCATTGTCATGGGCGAAGGGGAAGAAACATTCCACCAACTGCTAACAGAGATTTCAACAACGCGCAAATACCACTTTGTCTATGGCCTTGCCTATCGCAAAGAGCAAGAAGTCGTGCTTATGCCAAGCAGACCGAAGCTGAAGCTGGACGATATCCCATCACCGCATCGCTTTAAGGAGGACCTTCCGAGCCTAGCCAATCGTGTCGTATATTTCGAGACAAGCCGCGGCTGTCCGTTTTCTTGCCAGTTCTGCCTATCGAGTATTGAGGTGGGTGTGCGGTATTTTGACATGGAGCGAACAAAGTCAGATCTGCTGTACCTTATCGACTCAGGCGCGAAGCTGATTAAATTCGTGGATCGGACGTTTAACATTAAGCGGGACTATGCGATGGAAATTTTTGATTTCCTCATTCAGAATCATCGCGGCGTCGTATTTCAATTTGAGATTACCGCGGACATTATGCGACCTGAAGTGCTGGACTATTTAGCTGAAAATGCCCCTCCGGGTACGTTCCGTTTTGAAATTGGAGTGCAATCGACCAATGACACAACGAATGAACTCGTCCAGCGCCGACAAAATTTTGCTAAGCTCAGCCGTACCGTGTCCAAGGTGAAAAACAGCCTCAAAATCGACCAGCATCTCGATCTAATCGCAGGACTGCCGGAAGAGGACTACAACTCGTTCCGTAAAACGTTCAACGACGTGTTCGAGCTAGGTCCTGAGGAGCTGCAACTCGGTTTCCTCAAAATGCTGCGCGGTACCGGCATGCGCAACGATGCGCATAAATACGGCTACGTATACATGGACCATGCGCCTTACGAGATTCTTGGCAACGACATTTTGCCATTTACCGATCTCATTCGTATCAAGCGCGTCGAGGATGTGCTTGAGAAGTACTGGAACGCCCACCGGATGGATCATACGGTAAAGCATTTAATCGCGAATGAGTTCGCGTCCGCATTCGACTTTTTCCAAGAATTCGGGGACTTCTGGGAAGGCCGCGGGTGGCAGAAGATCGGGCATCAGCTCGAAGATTTGTTCACACGCTTGCGCGAGTTCCTACTCAATCGCAGCACGAAAAACCTGCACATCATCGAAGGCTTGATGAAGCTCGACTACTTCCTCGGCCATAAATATAAGCCACGCAAAATCTGGTGGGACTTCACCTTGGAGAAGTCCGAGCAGAATGCGTACCTCAAGCTGATCGCAGAGCAGCCTGAGCTCGTGAGCGGAGACTTTCACAGCCTCCGCATCAACGAGAAAGACCTGCACAAGCATGCCATGCTTGAGGTCATGCCGTTCGCTTTGCAGACGTACCTGCAAAGCGGCGTCATCGACGAAAGCAGCCGCGAGCTGCTCGTCGTGCACTTCCCGCCAGACGCGCAGAAGGCCGCGTCCTACTACACGATGCCGCTGCAGCAGCTGGCGACAATTTAA
- a CDS encoding VOC family protein produces the protein MSILGENSAVPQASIAPWLAVNNAAKAADFYKSAFGASELYRLEDDNGHLVIVHLSVLGAEFWLQEDPEFDAEYVRQGSFRLIVTLDNPDALFERALASGATEIAAMSEGYGWRIGRVVDPFGYHWEIGVRL, from the coding sequence ATGAGTATACTTGGAGAAAACTCAGCAGTACCACAAGCATCAATTGCACCGTGGCTTGCGGTAAATAATGCCGCCAAAGCTGCGGATTTTTACAAGTCGGCTTTCGGAGCGAGTGAGCTGTATCGACTAGAAGATGATAACGGTCATCTCGTCATTGTTCATCTTTCCGTGCTAGGCGCGGAGTTCTGGCTGCAAGAGGACCCTGAGTTCGACGCCGAGTATGTCCGGCAAGGTTCATTTCGCTTGATTGTCACCCTCGACAATCCAGATGCTTTATTTGAGCGGGCGCTTGCTTCTGGCGCAACTGAGATCGCAGCGATGAGCGAGGGATACGGTTGGCGCATTGGGCGGGTGGTTGACCCCTTTGGCTACCATTGGGAAATCGGTGTTCGGTTGTAG
- a CDS encoding FAD-dependent oxidoreductase, which translates to MSKRIEADVVVVGGGPAGVNAAIAAGRSGAKTVLIEKYGFIGGMSTAALVYPWMTFHTTEGKQVIAGLAQEIIDRLMAMNASPGHLRDTVGFVNTITPYHPEIYKVLAVDMLKEAGVKLLFHSFVDQVETVDNRIQSVQLTSKSGRIDVSAKVFIDTTGDADLAYLSGAPCLKGRDGDKLTQPMTMKFRMRGVDLAAVKQYMIDHPDEFYKKTPFSELADLPLSGVLGYFKHWKEANLPINRDQVLFFTGPEDDEVLVNTTRVQGLDGTNVEDLTEAEELGRKQVLMVADFMRNNLPGFEKASISNVGAQIGIRETRRIDGVYALQVEDVVQGRHFDDVIARSGYPIDIHDPSGKGVTAAWVNGDGAYDIPYRCLLPQKIENLLTAGRCISTTHEALATTRLTPSCMATGQAAGSAAGLAVKYGVLPADIDVAELQAVLEKDGALLK; encoded by the coding sequence ATGAGCAAACGAATTGAGGCAGATGTAGTTGTAGTTGGCGGGGGTCCAGCAGGTGTGAATGCAGCGATAGCAGCAGGGCGAAGCGGAGCTAAAACTGTTCTTATAGAGAAATACGGATTTATCGGCGGGATGTCGACGGCAGCGCTTGTGTATCCTTGGATGACGTTTCATACAACAGAGGGCAAACAGGTGATTGCGGGGCTTGCGCAAGAAATTATTGATCGTCTCATGGCGATGAATGCGTCACCAGGCCATTTGCGCGATACCGTTGGATTCGTGAATACAATAACCCCGTATCATCCGGAGATTTACAAGGTGCTGGCTGTTGATATGCTAAAAGAGGCGGGCGTTAAGCTGCTTTTCCATAGTTTTGTGGATCAGGTTGAAACGGTCGATAATCGCATACAATCCGTTCAATTAACGTCCAAATCAGGTCGAATTGATGTTAGTGCCAAAGTGTTTATTGATACGACGGGGGACGCTGATCTCGCTTACCTGTCGGGAGCGCCATGCTTGAAAGGGCGTGATGGGGATAAACTCACACAGCCGATGACGATGAAGTTCCGAATGCGCGGTGTGGACTTGGCTGCCGTAAAGCAGTACATGATCGATCACCCAGATGAGTTTTATAAAAAGACGCCGTTCTCCGAGCTCGCTGATCTCCCTCTGTCTGGTGTCCTTGGCTATTTCAAACATTGGAAGGAAGCGAATCTTCCGATCAATCGGGACCAAGTACTGTTCTTCACAGGTCCTGAAGACGACGAAGTGTTGGTTAATACGACGCGTGTGCAGGGGCTTGATGGCACCAATGTAGAAGATTTGACCGAGGCTGAGGAGTTGGGCCGCAAACAGGTGCTGATGGTTGCTGATTTTATGCGAAATAACTTGCCTGGCTTTGAAAAAGCCTCCATTTCCAATGTCGGCGCACAAATTGGTATCCGTGAGACGCGCCGGATTGACGGCGTGTACGCGCTGCAAGTGGAGGATGTGGTGCAAGGCCGCCATTTTGATGATGTCATTGCGCGGAGCGGCTATCCGATCGATATCCATGATCCGTCTGGCAAGGGCGTAACTGCAGCTTGGGTGAATGGTGATGGCGCCTACGACATCCCTTACCGCTGTCTGCTCCCGCAAAAAATCGAAAACCTGCTCACCGCAGGCCGCTGCATCTCCACCACGCATGAAGCGCTGGCGACGACGCGTCTTACGCCAAGCTGCATGGCAACTGGGCAAGCGGCAGGTTCCGCAGCGGGGCTGGCAGTGAAGTATGGCGTGCTTCCAGCGGACATTGATGTTGCTGAGCTGCAAGCGGTCTTAGAGAAAGACGGAGCTTTGTTGAAATAA